From Staphylothermus hellenicus DSM 12710, a single genomic window includes:
- a CDS encoding replication factor C small subunit: MSSSREVIAELLWAEKYRPKTLDEIVNQEEIVSRLKRFVQERNMPHLLFAGPPGTGKTTAAHCLAHDLFGENYRQYMLELNASDERGIDVIRSKVKEFARTRVTANIPFKIVLLDEADNMTADAQQALRRLMEMYTATTRFILIANYPSKIIEPIQSRCAVFRFAPLKKEDVISRLKWIANQEKVEVDEEALEAIHDLSEGDMRRAINILQAAAALGRVTVDSVYKVVGLAHPREIRQMIQLALAGNFTDAREKLRKLMINYGLSGVDVIKQVHREIFSTDIKIPDEFKIIIADLAGEIQFRLVEGADDEIQLNAFLARLAFLGKKLKP; encoded by the coding sequence ATGAGTAGCTCTCGAGAAGTTATAGCCGAGTTATTATGGGCTGAAAAGTACAGGCCTAAAACGTTGGATGAAATAGTTAATCAAGAAGAAATAGTATCTCGTTTAAAACGGTTTGTCCAGGAAAGAAATATGCCCCATCTACTCTTTGCAGGTCCTCCAGGTACTGGTAAAACCACAGCTGCTCACTGCTTAGCCCACGACTTATTCGGGGAAAACTATAGGCAATACATGTTGGAGCTGAACGCTAGTGATGAGAGAGGAATAGATGTTATACGTAGCAAGGTAAAAGAATTCGCTAGAACCCGGGTTACAGCTAATATTCCATTCAAAATAGTCCTGCTAGATGAAGCTGACAATATGACAGCAGATGCACAACAAGCTCTTCGTAGACTTATGGAAATGTATACTGCAACAACCAGGTTCATATTAATAGCTAATTATCCAAGCAAAATAATCGAGCCGATCCAGAGTAGATGTGCAGTATTTAGATTCGCCCCGCTGAAAAAAGAAGACGTGATATCAAGGCTTAAATGGATAGCTAATCAGGAGAAAGTTGAGGTAGACGAAGAAGCTCTAGAAGCAATACATGATTTATCAGAAGGAGATATGAGGAGAGCGATAAATATATTACAAGCGGCCGCAGCACTTGGTAGAGTAACGGTTGATAGTGTCTATAAAGTCGTCGGATTAGCACATCCTAGAGAAATAAGACAAATGATACAGTTAGCATTAGCAGGCAACTTTACCGATGCACGTGAGAAGCTAAGAAAACTAATGATCAATTATGGGCTAAGCGGGGTCGACGTTATTAAACAAGTTCACAGAGAAATATTCAGTACAGACATAAAGATACCGGATGAATTCAAAATAATAATAGCAGACTTGGCAGGAGAAATACAGTTCCGACTAGTTGAAGGAGCTGATGATGAAATACAGTTAAACGCTTTCCTAGCAAGACTGGCATTCCTAGGAAAGAAACTAAAACCATAA
- a CDS encoding ORC1-type DNA replication protein: MIYEDKPSTWKIIEEELNKPTIFKSRESLTPEYIPDNLPHREREIKALVSAFKHLITSPGSFSQRVLIVGSVGTGKTVTARVFGRDFTRAAKIKGYNIRYVHINCHRNRTLYNVVTEIARQLEIPLPSRGLSVKEMYDAILGYLDESDTYAIVTLDEFHYFASIAGSDAVYFIVRTYDDINASIKRLNFIFISLDTSKLSLLDSTTESYLLRHMIKLKPYTSSELFDILKYRASQAFYEGVVDDEVLRFIADYEGSDHGGGGNARHAIEILLLAGDMAESEGADKIQLDHVRKAIMKTSREIINISESILYSPVHELIILWAIIRLLRRTGKPFVKMGEVEKEYEVLCEVLGEQPRRHTQIYEYVMNLKKAGVIDARTSGKGLRGRTTLISIHYGPLDLFEKHVEDLIYRRLGVSR; encoded by the coding sequence ATGATCTACGAAGATAAACCTAGTACATGGAAAATTATTGAGGAAGAATTAAACAAGCCAACTATTTTTAAGAGCAGGGAGAGTTTAACACCCGAATATATTCCTGATAATCTACCTCATCGTGAAAGAGAAATTAAAGCATTAGTTTCAGCATTTAAACACTTAATTACAAGCCCAGGTAGTTTCTCTCAAAGAGTATTAATTGTTGGTAGTGTAGGTACTGGGAAAACCGTGACAGCTAGAGTTTTCGGCCGAGACTTTACAAGAGCCGCTAAGATTAAAGGATACAATATAAGGTATGTGCATATCAATTGTCATCGTAACCGCACACTCTATAATGTTGTCACAGAAATTGCTAGGCAATTAGAGATACCTTTACCATCAAGAGGATTATCTGTTAAAGAAATGTATGATGCTATCCTCGGCTATCTTGATGAAAGCGATACTTATGCTATAGTTACTCTCGATGAATTCCATTACTTTGCAAGCATTGCCGGCAGTGATGCAGTATACTTTATTGTTAGAACATATGATGATATAAATGCTAGTATAAAGAGACTAAACTTTATCTTTATATCACTAGATACATCTAAGCTATCATTACTGGATAGTACAACTGAAAGCTACTTATTAAGACACATGATTAAGCTTAAACCATACACCTCAAGCGAATTATTCGACATTCTAAAATATAGAGCCTCCCAAGCATTTTATGAAGGAGTTGTTGACGATGAAGTTCTAAGATTCATAGCTGATTATGAGGGAAGTGACCATGGTGGTGGAGGAAACGCTAGACACGCAATCGAAATATTATTGTTGGCTGGCGATATGGCTGAAAGCGAAGGCGCCGATAAGATACAGTTAGATCATGTACGTAAAGCTATTATGAAAACATCTCGAGAAATTATAAACATATCAGAATCTATCCTGTACAGCCCTGTTCACGAACTAATAATTTTATGGGCGATCATAAGGCTTCTCCGTAGGACTGGTAAACCATTCGTTAAAATGGGCGAAGTGGAGAAGGAATATGAAGTACTTTGCGAAGTTCTAGGCGAACAACCACGTAGGCATACACAGATCTATGAATACGTTATGAATCTTAAGAAAGCTGGGGTTATAGATGCGAGAACTAGCGGTAAGGGGTTACGGGGTAGAACAACGCTGATAAGCATTCATTATGGACCACTAGATCTATTTGAGAAACATGTTGAAGACCTAATATATAGAAGACTTGGTGTTAGTAGATGA
- a CDS encoding replication factor C large subunit, with protein sequence MPRRIPWIIKYRPKKIADVVNQDKAKKQFIQWLESWLKGKPSKKAALLYGPAGCGKTSLVEAAANEYGLEIVEMNASDFRRRQDIERIAKTAASMRSLFARGKIILLDEVDGISGTADKGAIYAILHLLEITRYPVVMTANNPWDQKLRPLRDASLMISFKRLTERNVVIVLKRICQFEKLECEDAALKEIARRSEGDLRSAINDLQAIAEGFGRVTLNWVRELSAYRTREYAPFEALKKMFNAKYIFQAKSAISQANIDYETMMIWINEHIPTYYDDPEEIWRAYEALSRADVYMGRIRKTGSWDLLSYVFDMMGPGVAFARKIYRYRWKPFRSPQRLQLLAHTKRSREVREGIAMTLAPRLITSRTTIKRDVIPFLKIIFTQAPKYAARIALAYGLTEEMIKWLAGPKSSEVLAYYRRFKR encoded by the coding sequence ATGCCCCGCAGAATTCCATGGATAATAAAGTATAGGCCAAAGAAAATCGCCGATGTAGTTAATCAGGATAAAGCTAAAAAACAATTTATTCAATGGCTTGAATCATGGCTTAAAGGAAAACCATCTAAGAAAGCCGCTCTACTATATGGCCCAGCAGGTTGTGGTAAAACTAGCTTAGTCGAAGCAGCAGCTAATGAATACGGCTTAGAAATAGTAGAGATGAATGCCAGCGATTTTAGGAGAAGACAAGATATCGAGAGAATAGCTAAAACAGCTGCTTCTATGAGAAGCCTATTCGCCCGTGGGAAAATCATATTGTTGGACGAAGTCGATGGTATAAGTGGAACGGCTGATAAAGGAGCTATATATGCCATACTACACTTATTAGAAATAACGCGTTACCCTGTAGTTATGACGGCTAATAACCCCTGGGATCAAAAACTTAGGCCCCTCAGAGACGCATCACTAATGATTTCTTTTAAGAGATTGACTGAGAGAAATGTAGTAATAGTTCTAAAAAGAATATGTCAATTCGAAAAACTAGAATGCGAAGATGCAGCTTTAAAAGAAATAGCTCGGAGAAGCGAAGGAGATCTTAGAAGCGCGATAAATGATCTGCAAGCAATAGCTGAGGGATTTGGCAGAGTAACTCTTAACTGGGTAAGAGAATTATCAGCATACAGAACAAGAGAATACGCACCTTTCGAAGCGTTAAAGAAAATGTTTAATGCAAAATATATATTTCAAGCCAAATCAGCAATATCACAGGCAAACATAGATTATGAAACAATGATGATCTGGATAAACGAGCATATACCAACTTATTATGATGATCCAGAAGAGATCTGGAGAGCATATGAAGCACTTAGCAGGGCAGATGTATACATGGGTAGGATCAGGAAAACTGGTTCATGGGATCTTTTAAGCTATGTTTTTGATATGATGGGGCCTGGAGTAGCATTTGCTAGAAAGATATATAGGTATAGATGGAAACCATTCCGTTCTCCGCAAAGACTGCAATTACTAGCACATACCAAGAGAAGCAGAGAGGTAAGAGAAGGCATAGCAATGACACTAGCTCCAAGACTAATAACTAGTAGAACAACTATTAAAAGAGATGTTATACCTTTCCTAAAAATAATATTTACGCAAGCCCCAAAATATGCAGCTAGAATAGCATTGGCTTACGGGTTAACAGAGGAAATGATTAAATGGCTTGCAGGACCCAAGAGTAGTGAAGTATTAGCTTATTATAGAAGATTTAAGAGATAG
- a CDS encoding potassium channel family protein gives MKVVIAGGGETGAELAEALIKEEHDVVLIEADEKRAEELAEKLDCLVIKGNAAHPHVLGEAGIKDADVLVALTGNDRDNIIISLIAKSIGVKKIIVKIQDPIYNDLLINMGINDIINPGRLVIAQALSMLKGFDILNISTIMRSNIRLLVAKIPSEYDGKKISELPIDKDKAQILLLYRDQEAYFPKNDLVIKSGDSILLAVKANYYDEISKVLKI, from the coding sequence ATGAAGGTAGTGATTGCTGGTGGAGGAGAGACTGGTGCGGAACTAGCAGAGGCTCTGATTAAGGAAGAACATGATGTAGTTTTAATTGAAGCGGATGAGAAACGCGCTGAAGAGCTTGCCGAGAAGCTTGATTGCCTTGTTATTAAAGGAAATGCTGCGCATCCTCATGTCTTAGGGGAGGCTGGTATAAAAGATGCAGATGTATTAGTGGCTTTAACAGGTAATGATAGGGATAATATAATTATTTCTTTAATAGCTAAATCGATTGGAGTTAAAAAGATCATTGTCAAAATACAGGATCCCATCTATAATGATCTCTTGATCAATATGGGTATAAACGATATAATCAATCCTGGAAGACTTGTTATAGCTCAAGCCTTGTCTATGCTTAAAGGATTTGATATATTAAACATATCAACAATTATGCGCAGCAATATCAGGTTATTGGTAGCAAAAATACCTTCTGAATACGATGGTAAAAAAATAAGTGAATTACCCATAGACAAAGATAAAGCACAGATACTACTCCTTTATCGTGATCAAGAAGCTTATTTTCCCAAAAACGATCTAGTGATAAAATCTGGTGACAGTATATTATTAGCTGTTAAAGCTAATTACTACGATGAAATCTCTAAGGTGCTAAAGATTTGA